From a region of the Sporosarcina ureilytica genome:
- the resB gene encoding cytochrome c biogenesis protein ResB has product MSKIKCQCGHENPFGTVLCEQCGRPQTEEAKNSKTVDMRYEGSARRSQTYKRTIIDKIWNFFSSVKIGVSIIVAVLVTSAIGTIFPQKLYVPGNTEAEIAAYYERLYGVVGVIYYKLGFYDMYNSWWFITLVGMLGTSILIASVDRVVPLYKSLKQQRTKRHTSFLKRQRVYGHGSVENADESLTKAEEKLKQLRYHVKVENGAILAEKNRFSRWGPYVNHTGLLIFLGAILLRGIPGFYVDETLWLREGEMLEVPGAPGYFIENKGFTLETYSEEDNAVFETALERNGTIVKEFQTDIALYKQEEGGLPGQSDNISLVKEYPIVVNKPLTFDGYSIFQMDYRTDELKSMTFQLTEKSSEKSLGEFTVDLVTPERVYDLGNGASVELRDYYPDYDGFVDGEPTSKTPLPNNPAFFFKMITPEKPKGEISFVAIRQTVEAEENDYKVNFLSAETRNISGLTIRKDKTLYLLLLGGIIFMIGVAQGSYWNHRRIWIQKGENNEMFIASHTNKNWFSLKKDMAQVKEYAGLPQYEDREDTESVLDDEEGDFT; this is encoded by the coding sequence ATCAAATGCCAGTGCGGTCACGAAAACCCTTTCGGCACGGTACTTTGTGAGCAATGCGGTCGGCCACAAACGGAGGAAGCGAAAAACAGTAAGACAGTAGATATGCGTTACGAAGGGTCCGCACGTAGATCGCAAACGTATAAGAGAACGATCATTGATAAAATATGGAATTTCTTTTCAAGTGTTAAAATTGGAGTTAGTATTATTGTCGCTGTTTTAGTGACATCAGCAATCGGTACAATTTTCCCACAAAAATTATATGTTCCGGGAAACACTGAAGCAGAGATTGCAGCATATTATGAACGTTTATATGGTGTTGTAGGTGTTATTTATTATAAACTAGGTTTCTATGATATGTATAATAGTTGGTGGTTTATTACCTTAGTTGGGATGCTCGGCACATCAATTCTGATTGCGAGTGTGGATAGGGTCGTTCCATTATATAAATCTTTAAAACAACAACGTACGAAACGACACACTTCATTTTTGAAGCGACAGCGTGTCTACGGGCATGGTTCGGTCGAGAACGCGGACGAGTCTTTAACGAAAGCAGAAGAAAAACTAAAGCAATTACGTTATCACGTAAAAGTTGAAAACGGTGCCATTCTAGCCGAAAAAAATCGGTTTTCAAGATGGGGTCCCTACGTCAACCATACAGGACTACTAATCTTTTTAGGGGCTATTCTACTTCGAGGTATCCCAGGATTTTATGTGGATGAAACATTATGGTTAAGAGAAGGAGAAATGCTTGAGGTTCCTGGCGCGCCGGGGTATTTTATTGAAAACAAAGGGTTTACACTTGAAACCTACTCAGAGGAAGACAATGCAGTTTTTGAGACGGCATTGGAGCGTAACGGTACGATTGTGAAAGAATTCCAAACCGATATTGCCTTGTATAAGCAAGAAGAAGGCGGACTCCCTGGACAATCTGACAATATATCTCTAGTAAAAGAGTATCCAATTGTCGTGAATAAACCGTTAACTTTCGATGGCTATAGTATTTTCCAAATGGATTATCGGACAGATGAACTGAAATCGATGACATTCCAATTGACAGAAAAATCGTCGGAAAAGTCACTCGGAGAGTTTACGGTGGATCTAGTGACACCAGAACGAGTTTATGATTTAGGCAATGGCGCGTCTGTTGAACTCAGAGACTACTATCCTGATTATGACGGATTTGTAGATGGTGAACCGACGTCTAAAACGCCATTACCGAACAACCCTGCATTCTTCTTTAAAATGATTACACCCGAAAAGCCAAAAGGGGAAATCAGTTTTGTTGCGATACGTCAAACAGTAGAAGCAGAAGAAAATGATTATAAGGTGAACTTTTTAAGTGCTGAAACTCGTAATATTTCAGGCCTTACAATACGTAAAGATAAAACGTTATATTTATTACTCCTCGGTGGAATTATTTTCATGATTGGTGTAGCGCAAGGTTCGTATTGGAATCACCGCCGAATTTGGATACAAAAAGGAGAAAATAATGAGATGTTTATTGCCAGCCATACGAATAAAA